The following proteins come from a genomic window of Thermoproteus sp.:
- a CDS encoding VWA-like domain-containing protein, producing the protein MTELGRVMEEFQKIKEYLMLRDPTYYFLVMSFPIGYSKEVPKNAYAMFTGNMILVGDRFFQQGLTTENRAAILMHEVLHAYLGHLDRARDLMKMGKAEEAMAFNVAADVVINEKLEAGGFEVPWDMLRASHVGISRSSALKMSAEELAARLSGLSRRQLFRLYKQSSRIAEGEKQVSNYVTINQGSEEIRQAKSPGEIKRALERKLRRVRSFKEPGTSPFGHVRHVADVGKPSLDWRRLLRAELEEMVESLRDIRKRWSRSSRKTEWYPSKIGMGPNAVEVYVLMDTSASIDDERLRRFVSEVYGVLKAGVSKVVVVPWDARAYEPVELKRLSDIEKIKRGLKGGGGTIPDEAIKYVLTSAKRKAVVIVFSDFEVAETGETRKLFSELASRHKVILVSAGRSSVDYPGHFIKIED; encoded by the coding sequence GTGACTGAGCTGGGCCGCGTCATGGAGGAGTTTCAGAAGATCAAAGAGTACTTAATGCTTAGAGACCCCACTTACTACTTCCTCGTCATGTCATTCCCCATAGGCTACTCGAAGGAGGTCCCGAAGAACGCCTACGCCATGTTTACAGGCAATATGATCTTAGTGGGAGATAGGTTTTTCCAGCAAGGCCTCACCACCGAGAACAGGGCAGCTATTTTGATGCACGAGGTGCTACACGCCTATCTGGGCCATTTGGACCGGGCTAGGGACCTCATGAAGATGGGGAAGGCTGAGGAGGCCATGGCCTTCAACGTGGCGGCCGACGTGGTGATTAACGAGAAGTTGGAGGCGGGGGGCTTCGAGGTCCCTTGGGACATGTTGAGGGCTAGCCACGTCGGGATTTCGCGCTCCTCCGCCTTGAAGATGTCCGCCGAGGAGCTGGCGGCGCGCCTGTCAGGCCTCTCCAGGAGGCAACTCTTCCGGTTGTACAAGCAGTCCTCCAGAATCGCGGAGGGCGAGAAGCAAGTGTCCAACTACGTCACTATAAATCAGGGGTCTGAGGAGATACGCCAGGCGAAAAGCCCCGGCGAGATCAAGAGGGCGCTCGAGAGGAAGTTGAGGAGAGTCCGCTCCTTCAAGGAGCCTGGCACCTCTCCCTTCGGCCACGTGAGACATGTGGCGGACGTCGGAAAGCCCTCCCTCGACTGGAGGAGGCTCTTGAGGGCCGAGCTGGAGGAGATGGTAGAGAGCCTTAGGGATATCAGGAAGCGTTGGTCTAGGTCCTCCAGGAAGACGGAGTGGTATCCCTCCAAAATAGGCATGGGCCCCAACGCCGTGGAGGTCTACGTCTTGATGGACACCTCGGCCTCTATAGACGACGAGAGGCTTAGGAGGTTTGTGTCGGAGGTATACGGCGTCTTGAAGGCGGGCGTGTCCAAAGTGGTGGTCGTGCCGTGGGACGCCCGCGCCTACGAGCCTGTGGAGCTCAAACGTCTCTCCGACATAGAGAAGATAAAGAGGGGCCTAAAGGGCGGAGGGGGCACCATCCCCGACGAGGCCATAAAGTACGTATTGACAAGCGCCAAGAGGAAAGCCGTCGTGATAGTGTTCAGCGACTTCGAGGTGGCGGAGACGGGTGAGACTAGAAAGTTGTTCTCTGAGCTGGCGTCGAGGCATAAGGTGATCTTGGTTTCGGCCGGGAGGAGCTCCGTCGACTATCCCGGCCACTTCATCAAGATCGAGGACTGA
- a CDS encoding ATP-binding protein has protein sequence MVRITQILNLPPETLNKTLLLGGPGIGKTEVTEQYARELAKKEGRIFIDLDLIDESTAHKLVEDCKDYFVYLRVAAPHIFPEDVSIPRPLASGDVIDFLTPVRLKILSKCRGLFFIDEMTNVKRADQRVFFYSLVQEGKAGWSWRLSPEVIVVLAGNPPSMSVDAEPLPAPLLNRLTVLNVEPPTVDEWCAYMERRFGNSWERAVCEFLREGPSFLFEPPKEPEGLEPYPTPRSWTRLAVQLHILGGVKADEDLIAEVTYGNVGRSTGSKFLNFYLSRVPREFFRKAPRAVEKV, from the coding sequence GTGGTGCGTATAACGCAGATATTGAACCTGCCGCCGGAGACGTTGAACAAGACGTTGTTGTTGGGAGGGCCCGGCATCGGGAAGACAGAAGTGACCGAACAGTACGCCAGGGAGCTGGCCAAGAAGGAGGGGCGTATCTTCATAGATCTCGACCTAATAGACGAGTCGACCGCCCACAAGCTGGTGGAAGACTGTAAGGACTATTTCGTATACCTAAGAGTCGCTGCGCCTCATATCTTTCCCGAAGATGTATCCATACCGAGGCCTTTGGCGTCTGGCGACGTGATCGACTTCTTGACTCCCGTGAGGCTCAAGATCTTGTCGAAATGCCGCGGCCTGTTTTTCATAGACGAAATGACTAATGTCAAGAGGGCCGACCAGAGGGTCTTCTTCTACAGCTTGGTCCAAGAGGGCAAGGCCGGTTGGAGCTGGCGCCTCTCGCCGGAGGTCATCGTGGTGCTGGCGGGCAACCCGCCCTCCATGAGCGTCGACGCCGAGCCCCTGCCGGCGCCCCTCCTCAACAGGCTGACCGTTTTGAACGTAGAGCCGCCCACAGTGGACGAGTGGTGCGCCTATATGGAGCGGAGGTTCGGGAACTCCTGGGAGAGGGCTGTCTGCGAGTTCTTAAGGGAGGGGCCTTCCTTCCTCTTCGAGCCGCCCAAAGAGCCCGAAGGCCTCGAGCCCTATCCCACACCCAGGTCTTGGACCAGGCTCGCCGTGCAGCTACACATACTGGGCGGCGTCAAGGCCGACGAGGACCTAATAGCCGAAGTTACCTACGGCAATGTGGGCAGGTCGACGGGGTCGAAGTTTCTCAACTTCTACCTCTCTAGAGTGCCTAGAGAGTTTTTTCGAAAGGCCCCTAGAGCTGTGGAAAAAGTTTGA
- a CDS encoding carbohydrate kinase family protein, with product MPSVVALGHLLMDIQLYLSERPEGGEATLVAELRYGGGGSASNFAVAARRLGVKSAIITSVGFDNFGRILLEELLREGVDISKVKIVIGQQTGTSFLLVHPGGEVKVFEYIGASEAIEPRDISDDLFRGFDLLHITMYRLETAIEAARRAKELGLGVSLDPGRVWSKRGLEYLKPLLANVDYLFLNETEFFNLLGGDVERAFGLGVKLVVVKKGARGASAFMKGGGAFEEPAFKVDVVDTTGAGDAFDAAFLTAVLEGKDIRYALRFANAAGALKATRKGARSSPTREEVEKMVATRII from the coding sequence ATGCCATCAGTCGTCGCGTTGGGCCATTTGTTGATGGACATACAGCTATACCTCTCGGAGAGGCCGGAGGGAGGAGAGGCCACGTTAGTCGCAGAACTACGCTACGGCGGAGGGGGCTCTGCCTCTAACTTCGCGGTGGCCGCGCGGAGGCTCGGCGTGAAGTCCGCAATTATCACCTCTGTGGGTTTCGACAATTTCGGCAGGATCCTACTGGAGGAGCTCCTCAGAGAAGGCGTCGATATATCTAAAGTCAAGATAGTCATAGGGCAACAGACCGGCACATCTTTCTTGTTGGTCCATCCGGGCGGCGAGGTAAAAGTCTTCGAGTACATCGGCGCATCGGAGGCCATAGAGCCCAGAGACATATCCGACGACCTCTTTAGGGGCTTCGACCTCCTACATATCACTATGTACCGCCTAGAGACTGCAATCGAAGCGGCAAGGCGCGCGAAGGAGCTGGGGCTGGGCGTAAGCCTAGATCCAGGTCGGGTGTGGTCTAAAAGGGGTCTCGAATATCTAAAGCCCTTGTTAGCTAATGTGGATTACCTCTTCCTAAACGAGACCGAGTTCTTTAACCTATTGGGCGGCGATGTGGAGAGAGCCTTTGGGCTGGGCGTGAAGCTCGTAGTGGTTAAGAAAGGCGCAAGGGGCGCCTCAGCCTTCATGAAGGGGGGAGGAGCCTTCGAAGAGCCCGCATTTAAGGTAGATGTTGTCGATACTACAGGCGCTGGAGACGCCTTCGATGCGGCGTTTTTGACCGCAGTGCTGGAGGGGAAGGACATACGATACGCCTTGCGGTTCGCCAATGCGGCAGGAGCGCTGAAGGCGACCAGGAAGGGCGCTAGGTCTTCGCCCACACGGGAGGAAGTGGAGAAGATGGTCGCCACAAGAATTATATAG
- a CDS encoding Xaa-Pro peptidase family protein translates to MHKISVETLRRRIDALGRRLAELGHDAYYLTNPENIFYLTNYYFLQTERPLSLLVSTNGELALFAPMVEYEHFDFKSPLKAKEFYYFDYPGEVHLIKFIAEKIKELSREWGIKSIALESPAGATGGWGYKGPELAELLSPIKTAVLPDLVEDMRLVKDEEEVELIEESAKWAARGLDIARSLMAEGKYDWEVALEASLQLSREMARAYGVGYMPLRESIPGFVGFRGQIGEYSYYPHSISAPRPLKRGDVIGIGAGPEAGGYYSELERTLVLGSPTDEQKKYFESMLELRSAAFEALGPGVEIAEVDRAVRRRAEGLGVADKLRHHTGHGIGIGFHERPYIDVGYRGALQPGMVVTIEPGLYVRGLGGFRHSDTVLITRGGYRLLTKYPEELDELTV, encoded by the coding sequence ATGCACAAAATAAGTGTGGAGACCCTAAGGAGGAGGATAGACGCCTTGGGGCGGAGACTGGCCGAGTTGGGCCACGACGCTTATTACCTCACAAACCCGGAGAACATCTTCTACCTCACCAACTACTATTTCCTACAGACCGAAAGGCCCCTATCCCTATTGGTTTCGACAAACGGCGAGCTCGCCCTATTCGCCCCCATGGTCGAATACGAACATTTCGACTTTAAGTCGCCGCTTAAAGCCAAGGAGTTCTACTACTTCGACTATCCCGGCGAGGTACATCTCATAAAGTTCATAGCAGAGAAAATAAAGGAGCTGTCTAGAGAGTGGGGCATAAAGTCGATCGCCCTCGAGAGCCCGGCGGGGGCGACTGGCGGCTGGGGCTATAAGGGGCCCGAACTGGCCGAGCTGTTGAGCCCCATCAAGACGGCAGTGTTGCCGGACCTCGTGGAAGACATGCGGCTCGTCAAAGACGAAGAGGAGGTGGAGCTGATAGAGGAGAGCGCCAAATGGGCCGCGAGGGGGCTGGACATAGCCAGATCGCTCATGGCCGAGGGCAAGTACGACTGGGAGGTGGCCCTAGAGGCCAGCCTCCAGCTCAGTAGGGAGATGGCGAGGGCCTACGGCGTCGGCTATATGCCTCTGAGGGAGTCCATACCGGGGTTCGTGGGGTTTAGGGGCCAGATCGGCGAGTACAGCTACTACCCCCACTCCATCTCGGCGCCCCGTCCCCTCAAGAGAGGCGACGTAATAGGCATTGGCGCCGGGCCAGAGGCCGGCGGCTACTACAGCGAGTTAGAGAGGACGTTGGTTTTAGGGAGCCCTACCGATGAGCAGAAGAAGTACTTCGAGTCCATGTTGGAGCTCAGAAGCGCCGCGTTTGAGGCGTTGGGGCCTGGCGTCGAAATAGCTGAGGTGGACAGGGCGGTTAGGAGGAGGGCCGAGGGGCTCGGGGTGGCCGACAAGTTGAGGCACCACACGGGACATGGAATCGGCATAGGCTTCCACGAGAGGCCCTATATAGACGTCGGATATAGGGGCGCCTTGCAGCCGGGCATGGTGGTCACAATAGAGCCCGGTCTCTACGTGAGGGGCCTCGGCGGCTTTAGGCATTCCGACACGGTCCTAATAACTAGAGGGGGCTATAGGCTGTTGACCAAATACCCCGAGGAGCTAGACGAGCTGACGGTATAA
- a CDS encoding CPBP family intramembrane glutamic endopeptidase: MADYRLYAALAYVVLLAAYDVAADFMSPAVAVYVFAVLETAFLASFRWIKLRYSSRGFYNSLFLFFMWYMGLVLISPLLSSRGAAAEIQSLYAQGLFPVLIVVYMLEEPLVSESIFRGILFQQISTRNRAAAYLVSSLAYALLMVSPETPTDLIAAVLYFLLGLIFAYAYERGGFTSALMVHAVYSALYALSLVLSLYL, translated from the coding sequence ATGGCCGACTATAGGCTCTACGCCGCTCTGGCCTACGTGGTGTTGCTGGCGGCATATGACGTGGCGGCCGACTTCATGTCGCCGGCCGTCGCCGTGTATGTATTCGCGGTGCTTGAGACAGCCTTCCTGGCGTCGTTTAGGTGGATCAAATTGAGGTATTCAAGTCGCGGCTTCTACAACTCGCTCTTCCTCTTCTTTATGTGGTACATGGGTCTCGTCCTCATATCGCCGCTCTTAAGCTCTAGGGGAGCCGCTGCTGAGATCCAGTCGTTGTACGCGCAGGGCTTGTTCCCCGTGCTGATAGTCGTCTATATGCTCGAAGAGCCTCTGGTCTCAGAGTCCATATTTAGGGGCATCTTGTTCCAGCAGATATCGACGAGGAATAGAGCCGCGGCGTATTTAGTCTCCTCGTTGGCCTATGCCCTCCTCATGGTCTCGCCCGAAACCCCGACTGACTTGATAGCCGCAGTCCTCTACTTCCTACTGGGTCTGATATTCGCCTACGCCTACGAGAGGGGCGGCTTCACGTCGGCCCTTATGGTACACGCCGTATATTCGGCGCTCTACGCGCTGTCTTTAGTGCTCTCGCTGTACCTCTAG
- a CDS encoding LOG family protein: protein MMKLAVAAHSADSEHVAPKISAFFEELAKCARPVVLVGGYWGLMKRVVDESLRRGLTAVVILPIEREDVEVPEGLIAIKTGCEYRCRSVMLIRSADVVVAFGGAAGTMIEIFMAYAMGKPVYVLTDTGLASDRLKAAFSEYIDERMTSTIKYFNDAREMARAVCADRGTGRIVEVG from the coding sequence ATGATGAAGCTGGCTGTTGCGGCCCACAGCGCGGACTCAGAGCACGTCGCGCCCAAAATATCTGCCTTCTTCGAGGAGCTGGCCAAGTGCGCGAGGCCTGTAGTCCTCGTGGGGGGCTATTGGGGCTTGATGAAGAGGGTGGTCGACGAGTCCTTAAGGAGGGGCCTCACCGCCGTCGTCATATTGCCGATAGAGAGGGAAGACGTAGAGGTTCCAGAGGGCCTTATAGCCATCAAGACAGGTTGCGAGTACCGATGCCGTAGCGTCATGTTGATCCGCTCTGCTGACGTCGTTGTGGCGTTCGGCGGGGCCGCTGGCACTATGATAGAGATATTCATGGCCTACGCCATGGGCAAGCCCGTCTACGTTCTGACCGACACGGGGCTGGCGTCCGACAGGCTGAAGGCCGCATTTTCGGAATATATAGACGAGAGGATGACGTCTACGATCAAATATTTCAACGACGCTAGAGAGATGGCCAGAGCCGTCTGCGCGGATAGGGGGACCGGGCGGATCGTGGAGGTGGGCTAG
- a CDS encoding MogA/MoaB family molybdenum cofactor biosynthesis protein — translation MRPHEQHRSRGPKELAFWVVTVSTSRYEAMSSGRSYSDESGDKAAEMIAKAGHKVVGRTLIKDDMVMIRGVLMDLLRRGDVDVVVFTGGTGIAKSDVTVEAVRPLLEKELEGFGEIFRYRSFQEVGTAAIMSRALAGVAGGKLVVVLPGSPNAVEVGLSIILPEAPHIIYLARS, via the coding sequence ATGCGGCCGCATGAGCAACACCGTTCGCGCGGCCCCAAGGAGCTGGCCTTCTGGGTCGTGACAGTCAGCACTTCGCGCTATGAGGCCATGTCGTCTGGCAGGAGCTATAGCGACGAGTCGGGCGACAAGGCGGCGGAGATGATCGCCAAGGCCGGCCATAAGGTCGTCGGAAGGACTCTAATTAAAGACGATATGGTCATGATAAGGGGGGTCCTCATGGATCTGTTGAGGAGGGGCGATGTCGACGTGGTGGTATTCACTGGGGGCACTGGCATCGCCAAGAGCGATGTGACTGTCGAGGCCGTGAGGCCTCTGTTGGAGAAAGAGCTTGAGGGGTTCGGCGAGATATTTAGGTATAGGAGCTTTCAAGAGGTCGGCACGGCTGCAATTATGTCGAGGGCTCTGGCCGGAGTCGCTGGCGGCAAGCTAGTGGTCGTGTTGCCTGGCTCCCCCAACGCCGTGGAGGTGGGGCTGTCCATCATCCTGCCCGAGGCGCCCCACATAATATATCTGGCCAGATCATGA
- a CDS encoding PhoU domain-containing protein — METRRVFKIRESYAVFLPKAWCEKNAIGDKGEVYVIWEEDVVTIKPARQNGFSIKISTQDLDLVVKLLMAALVSGYDEVRLEVKGMDLGFRHKVMSVARGLYMLPLEEGPDYILFKVEDVKFDREKLIARMISTLAFMIDHLITAPKADPSLLESVDDEVDRYRHMIERLCYKYPTGSCVSHVQLARYVERAADHIVELARLEPPRELVETLREAVSQFVKMSSAVDVQSIFSFMEAIKKARFLLRQSARDEISMLHADRVVDYLANAAEIYLDMIARKSREVQI; from the coding sequence GTGGAGACTAGAAGGGTCTTTAAGATAAGGGAGTCCTACGCCGTCTTCCTCCCGAAGGCTTGGTGCGAAAAGAACGCCATAGGCGATAAGGGGGAGGTCTACGTCATCTGGGAAGAAGACGTAGTGACTATAAAGCCGGCCCGCCAGAACGGCTTCTCCATAAAGATATCGACGCAAGACCTAGACCTCGTGGTCAAACTGTTGATGGCTGCCCTGGTGTCTGGCTACGATGAGGTGAGACTTGAAGTTAAGGGGATGGACTTGGGGTTTAGGCACAAGGTCATGTCGGTGGCCAGAGGGCTCTACATGTTGCCGCTAGAGGAGGGACCTGACTACATACTGTTCAAGGTGGAAGACGTGAAGTTCGACAGGGAGAAACTCATAGCTAGGATGATATCGACGCTCGCCTTCATGATAGACCATTTGATCACAGCGCCCAAGGCCGATCCGTCTCTCCTCGAGAGCGTAGACGACGAGGTTGATAGGTATAGGCACATGATAGAAAGGCTCTGCTATAAGTACCCCACAGGCTCCTGCGTGAGCCACGTGCAGTTGGCTAGATACGTTGAGAGGGCCGCCGACCACATAGTGGAGCTCGCAAGGCTGGAGCCGCCTAGAGAGCTCGTAGAGACGTTGAGGGAGGCGGTATCTCAGTTCGTAAAAATGTCGTCGGCGGTCGACGTGCAGTCGATTTTCTCGTTCATGGAGGCCATAAAGAAGGCTAGGTTCCTACTGCGGCAGTCCGCCAGAGACGAGATATCGATGCTACATGCAGATAGGGTCGTGGACTATCTGGCTAACGCGGCGGAGATATATCTAGATATGATAGCCAGAAAGAGCCGCGAGGTGCAGATATAG
- a CDS encoding CBS domain-containing protein codes for MSAGQFANTDVVKASPKTTIREAARMLREKNIGLLVLVDDLDPLRVVGVVSERDLVRAVAEGFDLDKPVWDIATKSVISVDVDDPLSKVADLMRRHNIRHIVVTKEGKLYGVLSIRDLIYEDHALKTIAGYDEWTFERGMSA; via the coding sequence ATGTCGGCCGGCCAGTTCGCAAATACCGATGTGGTTAAGGCCAGCCCGAAGACCACCATAAGGGAGGCCGCAAGGATGTTGAGAGAGAAAAATATAGGCCTCTTGGTTTTGGTAGACGACTTGGATCCCTTAAGGGTAGTCGGCGTCGTCTCTGAGAGGGATCTAGTCAGGGCGGTAGCCGAGGGGTTCGACCTCGATAAGCCCGTCTGGGACATAGCGACTAAGTCGGTCATATCTGTAGATGTGGATGACCCTCTAAGCAAGGTGGCAGACCTGATGAGGAGACATAACATCCGCCATATAGTGGTGACCAAAGAGGGGAAGCTCTACGGCGTGCTCTCGATAAGGGATTTGATATATGAAGACCACGCCTTGAAGACTATAGCTGGCTACGACGAGTGGACTTTTGAGCGCGGCATGAGCGCATAG
- a CDS encoding 7-carboxy-7-deazaguanine synthase QueE translates to MRVLEIFASLQGEGINLGKPAVFVRLAGCPIRCVYCDTEYSWDLNGGTDMSPAEVIAKARSLGATGHVVITGGEPLIWQKRGLEELACGLKALGAVEIETSGVYAPTGELDSCVDYYDVSPKLSNAGVRVSLSSFYAKSPKAWFKFVVGNEEDVEEVVEYIKRAGLPKEKTFLMPMSKSAEEQAEVLRRIWSAAVRHGLRVTPRLHILAWGNARGI, encoded by the coding sequence GTGAGGGTGCTCGAAATCTTCGCGTCGCTACAAGGCGAAGGCATCAATCTAGGCAAGCCTGCGGTATTCGTAAGACTTGCTGGGTGCCCCATTAGGTGCGTATATTGCGACACCGAGTACTCTTGGGACCTAAATGGAGGGACCGACATGAGCCCGGCCGAAGTGATAGCGAAGGCGCGCTCCCTTGGCGCCACGGGCCATGTGGTCATTACGGGCGGCGAGCCTCTGATCTGGCAAAAGAGAGGCCTCGAGGAGCTGGCGTGCGGCCTCAAGGCCCTCGGGGCTGTGGAGATAGAGACCAGCGGCGTCTACGCTCCCACGGGGGAGCTGGACTCCTGTGTGGACTACTACGACGTCTCGCCTAAGCTCTCCAATGCGGGCGTCAGAGTGTCTCTAAGTTCATTTTACGCCAAGAGCCCAAAGGCCTGGTTTAAGTTCGTAGTGGGCAACGAGGAGGACGTAGAGGAGGTCGTGGAGTATATAAAGAGGGCCGGTCTGCCCAAAGAAAAGACATTTCTGATGCCTATGTCCAAAAGCGCCGAGGAGCAGGCGGAGGTCTTGCGGCGGATATGGAGCGCCGCGGTGAGGCACGGGCTTAGGGTGACCCCCCGGCTACACATCCTCGCGTGGGGCAACGCCCGCGGTATATGA
- a CDS encoding NAD(P)/FAD-dependent oxidoreductase, which produces MVKIIGLGPSGAALGATLGRAMAVERVKRYYKACGEAVPVETPLVSREHVVDKVRRYRFFSGERLIGEISYAKPRWYIIDKEAWVESLRSAFKSDEEDDGVVVDARGPYSSAGIKVTVVMTYVEGIKGEDETADFIYPPGRAGFFWVFPHGDLYNVGGGFLGVGDPTPMVKEFVARLGGRIKALRGAPLTVMPEINLGVENAYRIGEAAGLVYPLTGEGIRPGVLSALALAEALRTKKPLEEYRRRMEPIVKQIEFQKRLLTLASRTVARGGAISVLADDDVLRSYIEENLSARVLLAALAKRPLAAVKLLSSLLRR; this is translated from the coding sequence GTGGTCAAAATAATAGGGCTCGGGCCCTCTGGGGCGGCGCTCGGGGCGACGTTGGGCAGGGCGATGGCCGTAGAGAGAGTCAAGCGGTACTACAAGGCCTGCGGTGAGGCAGTCCCCGTGGAGACGCCTCTAGTCTCTAGGGAGCACGTAGTGGATAAGGTGAGGAGGTATAGGTTCTTCTCGGGGGAAAGACTGATAGGAGAGATCTCCTACGCCAAGCCGAGGTGGTACATAATAGACAAGGAGGCTTGGGTCGAATCGCTTAGGTCCGCCTTCAAATCCGACGAGGAGGACGACGGCGTGGTCGTAGACGCCAGGGGGCCCTACTCCAGCGCTGGGATCAAGGTGACAGTTGTCATGACATACGTGGAGGGGATCAAGGGGGAGGACGAGACTGCGGACTTCATATACCCGCCAGGCCGCGCGGGGTTCTTTTGGGTCTTTCCCCACGGGGATCTCTACAATGTGGGCGGGGGCTTCCTCGGAGTCGGCGACCCAACGCCTATGGTCAAAGAATTCGTCGCGAGGCTGGGCGGTAGGATCAAGGCGCTGCGGGGCGCCCCGCTCACTGTCATGCCGGAGATAAATCTGGGCGTGGAGAACGCCTACAGGATCGGCGAGGCCGCAGGGCTGGTATATCCCCTTACCGGCGAGGGAATTAGGCCTGGAGTGCTCTCGGCGTTGGCCCTCGCCGAGGCCTTGAGGACCAAAAAGCCGCTTGAAGAATATAGGAGGAGGATGGAGCCCATCGTGAAGCAAATAGAATTCCAGAAGAGGCTGTTGACGTTGGCATCTAGGACCGTAGCGAGGGGCGGCGCGATATCGGTCTTGGCGGACGACGACGTCCTTAGGAGCTACATAGAGGAGAACCTATCCGCGCGCGTCCTCCTGGCGGCGCTCGCCAAGAGGCCCCTGGCGGCGGTCAAGCTCTTGAGCTCTCTATTGAGGAGGTAG
- a CDS encoding universal stress protein: MFKRILVAYDGSQHAKRALEVAIDMAKRYGAKIYVVEVVDTATILGLSMGPVPPDVLDSIREKAKADLAEAKAKVQSEGVEVETVMLEGDPAGAIVDYSERIGADIIVTGSRGLSTIKRVFLGSVSTGVVTHAKKPVLVVK; encoded by the coding sequence ATGTTTAAACGCATTTTGGTGGCCTATGACGGCTCACAGCACGCCAAGAGGGCGTTAGAGGTGGCGATAGATATGGCCAAGAGGTACGGCGCGAAGATATATGTAGTTGAGGTTGTGGACACCGCCACGATACTCGGCCTCTCCATGGGGCCCGTGCCCCCGGACGTCCTCGACTCGATAAGGGAGAAGGCCAAGGCGGACCTCGCAGAGGCGAAGGCCAAGGTACAATCCGAAGGCGTCGAGGTGGAGACTGTCATGCTTGAAGGCGATCCGGCTGGCGCCATAGTGGACTACTCCGAGAGGATTGGGGCCGACATTATCGTGACTGGAAGCCGCGGGCTCTCTACAATAAAGAGGGTTTTCCTCGGGAGCGTCTCCACGGGTGTGGTGACCCACGCCAAAAAGCCCGTCTTGGTGGTTAAGTGA
- a CDS encoding HAD-IA family hydrolase, which translates to MYVFDLDGTLVDSVDAHVKAWLDALSLMGIEAREEEVRPLMGLPATEIARRLAPGRAKELADLKVRLFLERHIDEVRAYPDVDVIASLPRPIAVVTSSSGVLARAVLKRIGLPVDYVLGGDEVPRGKPNPDPLYIVSKALGVSTSSMVVVGDSIYDMEMAVAAGAVPICIARAGPPCREGVRVIRSLRELIYVSR; encoded by the coding sequence GTGTACGTATTCGACCTAGACGGCACCCTCGTCGATTCGGTGGACGCCCACGTGAAGGCGTGGCTCGACGCCTTGTCGCTGATGGGCATCGAGGCGCGGGAGGAGGAAGTAAGGCCGCTTATGGGCCTCCCTGCGACCGAAATAGCCAGGAGGCTGGCCCCCGGAAGGGCCAAGGAGCTGGCAGACCTAAAGGTCAGATTGTTCCTAGAGAGACATATAGACGAGGTGCGCGCATATCCGGACGTAGACGTGATTGCAAGCCTCCCGAGGCCCATCGCTGTGGTGACGTCGTCAAGCGGCGTGCTCGCCAGAGCGGTCTTGAAGAGGATAGGACTGCCCGTCGACTACGTCTTGGGGGGCGACGAAGTGCCTAGAGGCAAGCCCAACCCCGATCCCCTTTACATCGTCTCGAAGGCGCTCGGCGTGTCTACTAGCTCCATGGTGGTGGTCGGCGACAGCATATACGACATGGAGATGGCCGTAGCCGCCGGCGCCGTCCCCATCTGCATCGCCAGAGCTGGCCCTCCCTGTAGGGAAGGCGTGCGCGTCATTAGAAGCTTAAGAGAGCTTATTTACGTAAGTCGGTAG